Proteins encoded in a region of the Halodesulfovibrio marinisediminis DSM 17456 genome:
- a CDS encoding hotdog family protein, whose product MNRVRKELINAMTSVQQGETGQWVSHFRLPVSFVGFEGHFPERPILPGIVQMLMGVVTAERICGNSLEISAISNAKFVQPVSPDMDVAVSCTPANKECSSVNVRLTTENGVASSFTLQLARVAGSTEGV is encoded by the coding sequence ATGAACAGGGTGCGTAAAGAACTTATCAATGCAATGACCTCGGTGCAGCAGGGGGAAACAGGGCAGTGGGTATCTCACTTTCGGCTGCCTGTATCGTTTGTAGGATTTGAAGGCCATTTTCCCGAACGTCCTATTTTGCCTGGCATAGTTCAGATGTTGATGGGCGTGGTTACTGCTGAACGCATTTGTGGAAACAGCTTGGAAATTTCTGCCATTAGCAATGCAAAGTTCGTTCAGCCTGTATCGCCGGATATGGACGTGGCTGTGTCTTGTACTCCTGCTAATAAGGAGTGTTCTTCTGTAAATGTTCGTTTGACAACAGAAAATGGTGTTGCCTCCTCCTTTACATTGCAGCTCGCCCGTGTAGCAGGCAGTACGGAGGGTGTGTGA
- a CDS encoding phosphopantetheine-binding protein, with protein MSVYDKLLTAILDELYIEDISAETVKGDEPLFGDDGLGLDSLDAVELVVLVEKHFGVVIENIEEDRVAFSSLNALAAFIEERQA; from the coding sequence ATGTCTGTTTACGACAAGTTGCTTACAGCAATTCTTGATGAGTTATATATTGAAGATATTTCGGCTGAAACAGTTAAAGGTGATGAGCCTCTTTTTGGTGACGATGGACTTGGTCTGGATTCCCTTGATGCAGTAGAACTTGTAGTCTTGGTAGAAAAGCATTTTGGTGTAGTGATCGAAAATATTGAAGAAGACCGAGTCGCCTTCTCCTCTCTCAACGCTTTAGCTGCATTTATCGAAGAGCGTCAGGCGTAG
- a CDS encoding acyl-CoA thioesterase, translated as MIKPYFRSSDGPKPLSCKVERRIRFEEVDPLGIVWHGRYPSYFEDARVALGDSLGIGYMDFYKQGIVTPIKQMHVDYIKPLEYGDTCSVEALLHWSEAAKLSYEFYIRNEQDEVVTRGYSVLLMVTLERELLVTPPDFYQGFLSRWSSGAL; from the coding sequence GTGATTAAGCCGTATTTCCGTTCCTCTGATGGACCAAAGCCGCTTTCCTGTAAGGTTGAAAGGCGGATTCGATTTGAAGAAGTAGATCCTTTGGGCATTGTCTGGCACGGCCGATATCCCAGTTATTTTGAAGACGCCCGAGTTGCTCTGGGTGACTCTTTGGGCATTGGCTATATGGATTTTTACAAGCAGGGGATTGTAACGCCTATCAAGCAGATGCATGTCGATTACATTAAGCCCCTTGAGTATGGTGACACTTGCTCCGTTGAGGCATTGCTTCATTGGAGTGAAGCCGCCAAGCTGTCGTATGAATTTTATATTCGCAATGAACAGGATGAAGTTGTTACGCGCGGTTACTCCGTGTTGTTGATGGTGACGCTTGAAAGAGAGCTTCTTGTGACACCACCTGACTTCTATCAGGGTTTTCTTTCCCGTTGGTCAAGCGGGGCGTTGTAG
- a CDS encoding DUF2062 domain-containing protein, producing MRDDILVVIPVYNHGATLRSVASGVLEQHPHLLVVDDGSTDGGAETLSGLPCHVVKHEKNMGKGAAILTAAKKAAALGKTHIVTIDADGQHFPEDLEVFFAALEEDQNALYVGARDFSVPNVPGSSKFGRQFSRFWLRVQTGWDVSDPQSGFRAYPVALLNNLKLSETRYAFEIEVLAKAAWAGIPLKTVPISVYYPKSEERVSHFHKLKDNVTISLLNTRLTMRSMLPLPHGKFSSSLEEGITVTHPIRSLRMLLEDEATPHELALSGALGAVLGTLPLIGLHSIGILLLAGWLRLNKICGLAVSQLCIPPFVPAICIEVGHYVCHGRWLTEISMETLGYQALDRLWEWVIGSLIVAPVAAVLVGGIIWLLSYLIQSGLQARGQHD from the coding sequence ATGCGTGATGATATTTTAGTCGTTATTCCTGTATATAACCACGGTGCAACGTTGCGCAGTGTGGCAAGCGGTGTTCTTGAGCAGCATCCGCATCTTCTTGTTGTTGACGACGGCAGCACTGATGGGGGTGCGGAAACTCTGTCCGGTTTACCTTGTCATGTGGTTAAACATGAGAAGAACATGGGCAAGGGAGCAGCTATCTTGACTGCTGCAAAGAAAGCAGCGGCTCTTGGGAAGACACACATTGTTACTATTGATGCAGATGGACAGCATTTTCCGGAAGATCTTGAAGTTTTTTTTGCTGCTCTGGAAGAAGATCAGAATGCGCTTTACGTAGGAGCACGAGATTTCTCTGTGCCGAATGTGCCTGGTTCATCAAAATTTGGCCGTCAATTTTCACGGTTCTGGTTGCGAGTCCAGACGGGATGGGATGTTAGCGATCCGCAAAGCGGATTCAGGGCGTACCCCGTTGCTCTGCTGAATAATCTAAAGTTGAGTGAAACTCGGTATGCGTTTGAAATTGAAGTGCTTGCCAAGGCCGCATGGGCTGGTATTCCACTGAAAACGGTGCCGATATCTGTATATTATCCAAAGTCGGAAGAGCGCGTATCTCACTTTCATAAGCTTAAAGATAATGTGACCATCAGTCTGCTTAACACGCGACTGACAATGCGCTCTATGCTTCCTTTACCGCACGGTAAGTTTTCCTCTTCGCTGGAAGAAGGTATTACCGTAACCCATCCTATTCGTTCGTTGCGTATGCTGCTTGAAGACGAGGCTACTCCGCATGAGTTGGCTCTTTCTGGCGCGCTGGGCGCGGTTTTAGGGACGCTTCCTCTTATCGGGTTGCATTCTATCGGTATTTTATTACTGGCGGGGTGGTTGCGATTAAACAAAATATGCGGGCTGGCCGTCAGTCAGTTATGTATTCCACCTTTTGTGCCTGCCATTTGTATTGAGGTCGGACACTATGTTTGCCATGGACGATGGCTTACTGAAATATCAATGGAAACGCTTGGCTATCAGGCGTTGGACCGTTTGTGGGAATGGGTAATCGGGTCTTTGATTGTGGCACCCGTGGCCGCTGTTTTGGTCGGTGGAATCATTTGGTTGTTGTCTTACCTTATCCAAAGTGGTTTGCAGGCTAGAGGTCAGCATGACTAG
- a CDS encoding LpxL/LpxP family acyltransferase, with translation MTSMTASKWSSKSLGGQLRHQFFYFLVRIGGIIPPYIVLVFVAAWYSLLPSVRRRSQPYLTRRFASCGWLSRLWKGFRLNLSFGMVLLDRIIYRVLGRGAVLAQEEDNERIRSLLAEGNGLIVLSAHVGCWQTGMAGLACGGVPINVVLLQEQGNVDLHFFQQGIRGPSVNIIDPSGPFGGMIEMLKALKRNEIVCVMGDRYLPGDKNLVDVKYFGEQVKLPMFPISVAAAAGAPVAVMATLREGACVARAHVLDVFSVPANVGKRTELCRPYVQRFATSLERLAWMQPYQIFNFFDMWN, from the coding sequence ATGACTAGCATGACAGCATCTAAATGGAGCAGCAAGAGCCTTGGCGGCCAGTTGCGGCATCAGTTTTTTTATTTTTTGGTACGTATTGGTGGAATTATTCCGCCGTACATTGTTCTTGTATTTGTAGCCGCTTGGTACAGCTTACTTCCTTCGGTACGCCGACGTTCGCAGCCTTACTTAACTCGCCGATTTGCCTCTTGCGGTTGGTTGTCGCGACTCTGGAAAGGGTTCCGACTCAATCTTTCTTTCGGCATGGTTTTGTTGGATCGCATTATTTATCGAGTGCTTGGACGCGGTGCTGTTTTAGCTCAGGAAGAGGATAATGAGCGTATTCGTTCTTTGCTTGCAGAAGGTAATGGACTCATTGTTCTTTCTGCCCATGTTGGATGCTGGCAGACAGGCATGGCCGGTCTTGCGTGTGGCGGAGTACCCATTAATGTTGTGCTGTTGCAAGAACAGGGAAATGTTGATCTGCACTTTTTTCAACAAGGCATTCGTGGGCCTTCAGTAAACATTATCGATCCATCAGGGCCTTTTGGTGGAATGATTGAAATGTTGAAGGCCTTGAAGCGTAACGAGATTGTGTGCGTTATGGGGGATCGGTATTTACCGGGTGACAAAAATCTCGTTGATGTAAAATACTTCGGGGAACAGGTTAAGCTGCCGATGTTTCCTATTTCTGTTGCGGCTGCTGCGGGTGCGCCGGTAGCTGTAATGGCGACGCTTCGCGAGGGCGCGTGTGTTGCCCGTGCACATGTGCTGGATGTGTTTTCTGTGCCTGCTAATGTTGGCAAGAGAACAGAATTGTGCCGTCCGTATGTTCAACGTTTTGCAACGTCTCTTGAGCGGCTCGCGTGGATGCAACCATACCAAATTTTTAATTTTTTTGACATGTGGAATTAA
- a CDS encoding MMPL family transporter — translation MNQIHYFAAWYHALVPHRRKLLIFAVLVLVCCGVMLSRMQVREDIGMILPNNDPELSYSLKLMELAPFSRMVFIQLEAGENTSPQTLFAAAKRLRSALPDNLTPCLPDNVLPDPKAFVRILPSLADQAVIDSLEKQLAEHELDTVMRDNYLNLFNASSFVSKKFIQYDPFHLLSPLYELLRSFRVAKDVTVQQGVLSKDGGRKLLLLVKSSVAPTDSGNAELMLAGISKVLRDTVTGDISTTVFSGHQFAVENARTIKQDLRVVLTVSLVGLLAIFFVFIRSRDILWVAAVPGVVLLVASSVLAVTQSVVSSITLGFGAVLLGISVDFALHVYFAFRYSSSTPAETLAAVARPVLFGGITSLAAFGALAFSAMPGIQQLAYFGIVGLCCGLVLALVLLPHCLVPSSGIETGCRRVPNQFGSSISYDGEREWNVPLCIVTCGVLAGALFYGGHVQMDNELRSLSVFPKTLLQAEDTIRQEWGGKNESAIFFAEGTTQEEALKRGEELSAYLRKHGVVKHAYSLSTVLPAEDKRAANRSRWNTFAASQLSAMEQAVLHAQSTYGFSPHAFDPFFQWMTTTPADIGLADLNAAGIGGISSLLYAEKDGRQYVQTLVPDLPEIRDLARSSELPEGIYFYSARNLGEQLGKAIEQDFRLFVGLAFASMAVLMLLFFRHIGLTLLAILPLCTGLTFLLCVMRVTGTSFNLFSIAALPLIIGLAADYGIFVVNACKEGVEHGTLRAVLVSGLTTVSGFGALVFAEHPAMYSLGITVLLGVGAAIPAALFLVPMLYRSKSCRSVR, via the coding sequence ATGAATCAGATCCATTATTTCGCAGCGTGGTACCATGCTCTTGTACCACATAGAAGAAAGCTGCTTATTTTTGCCGTATTGGTGCTTGTCTGCTGTGGCGTAATGTTAAGTCGCATGCAGGTGCGTGAAGATATCGGTATGATTTTGCCCAACAACGATCCGGAATTATCGTACAGTCTCAAGCTTATGGAGTTGGCTCCATTTTCCAGAATGGTTTTTATTCAACTTGAGGCTGGCGAGAATACCTCTCCACAGACTTTGTTTGCAGCAGCAAAAAGGCTCCGGTCTGCATTACCAGATAATCTGACCCCTTGTTTACCGGACAATGTATTGCCGGACCCGAAAGCATTTGTTCGAATTCTTCCCTCTTTGGCTGATCAGGCTGTTATAGACTCGCTAGAAAAGCAGCTTGCTGAGCATGAGCTTGATACGGTGATGCGGGATAACTATCTGAATTTGTTTAATGCTTCCAGTTTTGTCTCCAAGAAATTTATCCAATACGATCCATTTCATCTTCTGTCGCCTTTATACGAGTTGCTGCGCTCTTTTCGAGTTGCAAAAGATGTGACTGTGCAGCAGGGCGTGTTATCGAAGGACGGCGGGCGGAAACTTTTGTTGTTGGTGAAAAGTTCTGTAGCTCCCACCGACTCTGGCAATGCTGAATTAATGCTTGCCGGAATTTCGAAAGTGCTGCGGGATACGGTGACTGGAGATATTAGCACAACCGTATTTAGCGGACATCAGTTTGCTGTGGAAAATGCTCGCACGATTAAGCAGGACTTGCGTGTGGTGCTTACGGTATCGCTCGTCGGTTTACTGGCAATATTTTTTGTGTTCATCCGCTCTCGGGATATTTTGTGGGTGGCTGCTGTACCTGGCGTTGTGTTACTTGTTGCATCTTCTGTTTTGGCTGTTACCCAGTCGGTTGTTTCTTCTATCACCTTAGGTTTCGGTGCAGTACTGCTTGGAATTTCTGTTGATTTTGCCCTGCATGTCTATTTTGCCTTTCGGTACAGTTCCAGTACTCCTGCTGAAACACTTGCTGCAGTCGCCCGTCCGGTACTGTTCGGTGGCATAACGTCTCTGGCTGCCTTTGGTGCATTGGCTTTCTCCGCTATGCCGGGCATTCAGCAATTGGCGTATTTCGGCATAGTCGGTCTGTGCTGTGGATTAGTACTGGCGTTAGTTCTTCTTCCTCATTGCCTAGTGCCAAGTTCTGGTATTGAAACAGGTTGTAGACGAGTTCCGAATCAGTTCGGCAGTTCTATCTCTTATGATGGTGAACGTGAGTGGAATGTTCCTCTTTGTATCGTTACCTGCGGTGTGCTCGCCGGTGCCTTGTTTTACGGGGGACATGTGCAGATGGACAACGAGCTACGCTCGCTCAGTGTTTTTCCAAAAACTTTGTTGCAGGCAGAGGATACTATTCGGCAGGAGTGGGGTGGGAAAAATGAATCCGCAATTTTTTTTGCAGAAGGAACAACACAGGAAGAGGCTCTTAAAAGAGGCGAAGAGCTCAGCGCGTATTTACGTAAACACGGCGTAGTGAAGCATGCATATTCTTTGTCGACCGTATTGCCCGCTGAAGACAAAAGGGCTGCCAACCGTAGCCGGTGGAATACTTTTGCCGCCAGTCAGTTATCGGCTATGGAGCAGGCAGTGTTACATGCGCAATCTACATACGGATTTTCTCCTCATGCCTTTGATCCTTTTTTTCAATGGATGACCACTACTCCAGCTGATATTGGACTGGCAGATTTGAACGCAGCAGGTATCGGCGGTATTTCGTCGCTTTTGTATGCCGAAAAGGACGGCAGGCAGTATGTACAGACTCTTGTGCCAGATCTGCCGGAAATTCGTGATCTCGCTCGTTCTTCTGAATTGCCTGAGGGGATATATTTTTATTCGGCAAGAAATCTTGGGGAACAACTCGGTAAAGCAATTGAGCAGGACTTCCGACTGTTCGTCGGATTGGCTTTTGCTTCCATGGCGGTGCTGATGTTGTTGTTCTTCCGTCACATAGGGCTGACTCTGCTTGCAATACTCCCGTTATGTACTGGTCTGACATTTTTATTATGCGTAATGAGAGTCACAGGAACCTCATTCAACTTATTCAGTATTGCAGCGTTGCCACTAATTATCGGCCTTGCTGCTGATTATGGAATTTTTGTTGTGAATGCCTGTAAAGAAGGTGTTGAGCATGGAACGCTCCGTGCAGTACTGGTTTCCGGTTTAACAACGGTTTCTGGATTCGGTGCACTTGTTTTTGCAGAGCATCCTGCAATGTATTCGCTGGGTATAACCGTGCTTCTCGGTGTTGGAGCAGCTATTCCGGCTGCGTTATTTCTTGTCCCTATGCTGTATCGGTCTAAAAGCTGTCGGAGTGTGCGATGA
- a CDS encoding ApeP family dehydratase, with the protein MSSLPLDVAGILPHKPPMRLVDRLVHVEDEQAVVTARLDEDCILVGRNAELDSVVYAELVAQAYAAFKGYQLAQANEDIKEGYLVGIRKMKVFSKAVAGDSLTVTVTTVGLLQGFAVVDGTVTHGERLIAEVRLKLYVPEEGGPEV; encoded by the coding sequence GTGTCCTCTTTGCCATTAGATGTTGCAGGTATTTTACCACATAAGCCGCCTATGCGCCTTGTAGACCGTCTCGTGCATGTTGAAGATGAGCAGGCGGTAGTTACCGCTCGGCTTGACGAAGACTGTATTCTTGTCGGCAGAAACGCTGAACTTGATAGTGTTGTATATGCCGAGCTGGTGGCGCAGGCATACGCTGCTTTTAAGGGATATCAATTAGCGCAGGCTAACGAGGATATTAAAGAAGGATATCTCGTTGGTATTCGCAAAATGAAGGTGTTTAGTAAAGCAGTTGCCGGTGATTCTTTGACTGTGACAGTTACAACTGTAGGATTGCTACAGGGATTTGCCGTGGTGGATGGCACCGTTACCCATGGTGAAAGGCTGATTGCAGAAGTGCGTCTAAAACTTTACGTGCCGGAAGAAGGCGGTCCGGAAGTATGA
- a CDS encoding LolA family protein, giving the protein MMRVILLCLCLLFSCGAYAYAGTEEVLDKLKTTMGNVQSLKCRFVQHKTLAMFDDTLESQGVLLFQSPDRLRWEYISPVKAGFVVAGKQGRRWNTLAGTDEPFRVADDVEMRILTEQVLKWTCFDLDALREQYEFAVASKKPLKLVLTPKSTVVRRLLRELRVTLSPAMSDVAKLEFIEADGDVTTYTFFDTIINSDIDASLLTP; this is encoded by the coding sequence ATGATGCGTGTAATTCTGTTGTGTCTTTGCTTGTTGTTCTCCTGCGGAGCGTATGCGTATGCAGGTACAGAAGAGGTTTTGGATAAGCTTAAGACGACAATGGGGAATGTACAGAGCTTGAAATGTCGCTTTGTGCAGCACAAGACACTGGCTATGTTTGATGACACTCTAGAGTCGCAAGGGGTGTTGTTGTTTCAAAGCCCTGACCGCTTAAGATGGGAATATATTTCACCCGTCAAAGCGGGGTTTGTTGTTGCAGGAAAACAGGGACGACGCTGGAATACGCTTGCCGGAACGGATGAACCGTTTCGTGTGGCGGATGATGTTGAAATGCGTATTCTGACAGAACAGGTGCTAAAATGGACATGTTTTGATCTTGATGCGCTTCGCGAACAATATGAGTTTGCTGTAGCAAGTAAAAAACCGCTCAAACTAGTTCTGACTCCGAAGAGTACAGTTGTACGCCGTTTGTTGAGAGAGTTACGGGTTACCTTATCTCCTGCAATGAGTGATGTTGCCAAGCTTGAGTTTATCGAAGCTGATGGCGATGTAACAACATATACTTTTTTTGATACGATAATTAATTCCGATATTGACGCCTCTTTACTGACTCCATGA